Proteins encoded together in one Electrophorus electricus isolate fEleEle1 chromosome 9, fEleEle1.pri, whole genome shotgun sequence window:
- the tasp1 gene encoding threonine aspartase 1 isoform X2 translates to MEEVINLTGCTGTVSQLNYSGSTQNISSRVYKAMGFVLVHAGAGYHSESKAKEYKHVCKRACQKAVDRLRAGAMALEAVTAALIELEDSPFTNAGTGSNLNLCGDIECDASIMDGKSLNYGAVGALTGIKNPILVARRLLNEAQKGKLSAGRIPPCFLVGIGAQQWALGHGIPACPSEKMATKFSLSAYRRNKRKMEQAEKLETVYNPSKRRQQSSGTVSEIMVGHEEPMSASLDTVGAIVVDQEGNVAAAVSSGGLAMKHPRRVGQAAHYGCGCWAENARDARPYSTAVSTSGCGEHLMRTMLARECSTAMQTEDAHQALLEAMQNKFIGSPFLASEDGVLGGVIVLRCCRCGEDQSSDNFQALLGCSRLEEANVRGRGYSKNNNVWI, encoded by the exons ATGGAGGAAGTAATAAACTTAACAGGTTGCACAGGGACTGTGTCCCAACTAAATTATTCAGGTTCTACGCAGAACATTTCCAGCAGGGTGTACAAAGCTATGGGCTTTGTTCTGGTGCATGCAG GGGCAGGGTATCATTCAGAATCCAAAGCCAAGGAGTATAAACATGTGTGCAAGAGGGCTTGCCAGAAA GCTGTGGACAGGCTGAGAGCTGGAGCCATGGCCCTGGAGGCAGTGACTGCTGCTCTTATAGAGCTAGAG gaCTCACCATTCACCAATGCTGGTACAGGTTCCAACCTGAACTTGTGTGGGGATATTGAATGTGATGCCAGCATCATGGATGGAAAATCATTAAACTATGGAGCAGTTGGTGCTTTAACTG GAATTAAGAATCCGATCTTGGTGGCTAGAAGACTACTGAATGAAGCACAAAAGGGGAAGCTTTCAGCTGGGAGGATACCTCCCTG cTTTTTAGTTGGAATAGGAGCGCAGCAGTGGGCTCTTGGTCATGGCATCCCTGCATGTCCTTCAGAGAAGATGGCCACGA AATTTAGTTTGTCAGCATACAGAAGGAACAAGCGGAAGATGGAACAGGCAGAGAAGCTGGAGACCGTGTATAATCCTTCAAAGAGACGACAACAATCAAGTGGAACT GTGAGTGAAATCATGGTGGGTCATGAGGAGCCTATGTCTGCCTCCTTGGATACAGTGGGAGCCATTGTTGTGGATCAGGAAGGGAATGTCGCAGCTGCTGTGTCTAGTGGAGGTTTAGCCATGAAACACCCTAGACGAGTGGGCCAA GCTGCTCATTATGGATGTGGCTGCTGGGCTGAAAATGCACGTGATGCTAGACCATACTCTACAGCTGTGAGCACCTCAG GATGTGGAGAGCATCTTATGCGCACCATGCTAGCTAGAGAATGTTCCACAGCTATGCAGACTGAGGATGCACATCAAGCCCTCCTGGAAGCTATGCAAAATAAATTCATTG GTTCACCATTTCTGGCCAGTGAGGATGGTGTTCTGGGTGGAGTAATTGTTCTGAGATGCTGTAGATGTGGAGAGGACCAGAGCTCTGACAATTTCCAGGCTCTGCTAG
- the tasp1 gene encoding threonine aspartase 1 isoform X4, producing MEEVINLTGCTGTVSQLNYSGSTQNISSRVYKAMGFVLVHAGAGYHSESKAKEYKHVCKRACQKAVDRLRAGAMALEAVTAALIELEDSPFTNAGTGSNLNLCGDIECDASIMDGKSLNYGAVGALTGIKNPILVARRLLNEAQKGKLSAGRIPPCFLVGIGAQQWALGHGIPACPSEKMATKFSLSAYRRNKRKMEQAEKLETVYNPSKRRQQSSGTVSEIMVGHEEPMSASLDTVGAIVVDQEGNVAAAVSSGGLAMKHPRRVGQAAHYGCGCWAENARDARPYSTAVSTSGCGEHLMRTMLARECSTAMQTEDAHQALLEAMQNKFIGSPFLASEDGVLGGVIVLRCCRCGEDQSSDNFQALLGSLWTNVS from the exons ATGGAGGAAGTAATAAACTTAACAGGTTGCACAGGGACTGTGTCCCAACTAAATTATTCAGGTTCTACGCAGAACATTTCCAGCAGGGTGTACAAAGCTATGGGCTTTGTTCTGGTGCATGCAG GGGCAGGGTATCATTCAGAATCCAAAGCCAAGGAGTATAAACATGTGTGCAAGAGGGCTTGCCAGAAA GCTGTGGACAGGCTGAGAGCTGGAGCCATGGCCCTGGAGGCAGTGACTGCTGCTCTTATAGAGCTAGAG gaCTCACCATTCACCAATGCTGGTACAGGTTCCAACCTGAACTTGTGTGGGGATATTGAATGTGATGCCAGCATCATGGATGGAAAATCATTAAACTATGGAGCAGTTGGTGCTTTAACTG GAATTAAGAATCCGATCTTGGTGGCTAGAAGACTACTGAATGAAGCACAAAAGGGGAAGCTTTCAGCTGGGAGGATACCTCCCTG cTTTTTAGTTGGAATAGGAGCGCAGCAGTGGGCTCTTGGTCATGGCATCCCTGCATGTCCTTCAGAGAAGATGGCCACGA AATTTAGTTTGTCAGCATACAGAAGGAACAAGCGGAAGATGGAACAGGCAGAGAAGCTGGAGACCGTGTATAATCCTTCAAAGAGACGACAACAATCAAGTGGAACT GTGAGTGAAATCATGGTGGGTCATGAGGAGCCTATGTCTGCCTCCTTGGATACAGTGGGAGCCATTGTTGTGGATCAGGAAGGGAATGTCGCAGCTGCTGTGTCTAGTGGAGGTTTAGCCATGAAACACCCTAGACGAGTGGGCCAA GCTGCTCATTATGGATGTGGCTGCTGGGCTGAAAATGCACGTGATGCTAGACCATACTCTACAGCTGTGAGCACCTCAG GATGTGGAGAGCATCTTATGCGCACCATGCTAGCTAGAGAATGTTCCACAGCTATGCAGACTGAGGATGCACATCAAGCCCTCCTGGAAGCTATGCAAAATAAATTCATTG GTTCACCATTTCTGGCCAGTGAGGATGGTGTTCTGGGTGGAGTAATTGTTCTGAGATGCTGTAGATGTGGAGAGGACCAGAGCTCTGACAATTTCCAGGCTCTGCTAG